In a single window of the Candidatus Poribacteria bacterium genome:
- a CDS encoding response regulator produces MKTEKPPPAEEQAETQKRILVIEDQELNRKVVRIVLQSKGYTVVEATDATEALASLEDAIPQLILMDIALPGQSGEDLTRRIKANLAWVDIPIIALTAAAMSGDRERILKAGCDDYLSKPIDIKVLMERVETHIKGTNK; encoded by the coding sequence GTGAAAACTGAAAAACCACCCCCAGCCGAAGAACAGGCAGAAACGCAAAAGCGGATCTTGGTGATTGAAGACCAAGAGTTGAACCGCAAAGTTGTGCGGATTGTCCTGCAATCAAAGGGGTATACAGTCGTGGAAGCGACTGATGCTACGGAAGCACTCGCAAGTTTGGAAGACGCAATACCACAACTTATCCTCATGGATATTGCCTTACCCGGACAAAGCGGCGAAGATTTAACAAGACGCATTAAGGCGAATCTTGCATGGGTAGATATACCAATTATTGCACTCACAGCCGCAGCCATGTCTGGGGACAGGGAGCGCATTCTTAAAGCTGGGTGCGATGATTATCTCAGTAAACCTATTGACATCAAAGTTTTGATGGAGCGTGTAGAGACTCACATCAAGGGGACAAACAAATGA
- a CDS encoding PAS domain S-box protein, with protein sequence MGEIMEPWHFLRISTDMFGLINWGGGFAALNYSVWEEILGFTRLELQNSQWSAFIHPEDREEMLTEIEKVKTGERDAVIFENRFQHKDASYRWLRWHITSDGEKQCYYVVATDITPRKQLEARLKESETRFQQLAAKHVQEAELLHTLMENTPDHIYFKDTESRFIRINRSLADRFGLRNPVEAVQKTDFDFFTREHAQQAYQDEQDVIESGKPIEAKQERETWPNGQDTWVSTTKVPIRDREGRIVGTCGISRDITEYYRAQQAVEYASRAKSDFLANMSHELRTPLNAIIGFAEILRDELVGSINAEQKECINDIHISGEHLLEMINDILDLSKIEAGKMALQLETFSIVEAVEEVNAIITALAVKKDLDLTLSYNQNGMIEADRVKFKQIFYNLLSNAVKFTPEGGKVATQLEVGTTELRAEVIDTGIGISEADQAKLFAPFTQIDTSKSRRYGGTGLGLALTHRLIMLHGGEISVTSREGEGSNFALSVPLQRPATIKV encoded by the coding sequence ATGGGTGAAATCATGGAACCTTGGCATTTTTTACGGATTTCCACGGATATGTTCGGGCTTATCAATTGGGGCGGCGGATTCGCTGCTCTCAACTACTCCGTCTGGGAAGAAATCCTCGGATTCACACGATTAGAACTTCAAAACTCCCAATGGTCCGCATTCATACATCCGGAGGATCGGGAGGAAATGCTTACCGAGATCGAAAAGGTGAAAACAGGAGAACGCGATGCTGTTATCTTTGAAAATCGATTTCAGCATAAAGACGCGTCTTACAGATGGCTAAGATGGCACATAACATCGGATGGTGAAAAACAATGCTATTACGTCGTCGCAACAGATATAACACCCCGAAAGCAGTTAGAAGCAAGATTGAAAGAGAGTGAAACCCGATTCCAGCAATTGGCGGCGAAACATGTCCAAGAAGCTGAGTTGTTGCATACTCTGATGGAAAATACCCCTGACCACATCTATTTCAAAGATACAGAGAGTAGATTTATACGAATCAATCGTTCTTTAGCAGATCGGTTCGGTTTAAGAAATCCCGTAGAGGCAGTCCAGAAAACCGACTTTGACTTCTTTACCCGTGAACACGCCCAACAGGCATATCAGGATGAGCAGGATGTCATTGAGTCTGGGAAACCCATTGAGGCGAAACAGGAAAGGGAGACCTGGCCCAATGGACAGGATACATGGGTATCAACGACTAAAGTCCCGATTCGGGATAGAGAGGGCCGTATCGTAGGAACATGTGGTATTTCACGCGACATAACTGAGTACTATCGTGCCCAACAAGCCGTTGAGTACGCAAGCCGTGCCAAAAGTGATTTCCTCGCAAACATGAGCCACGAACTACGCACGCCTTTGAATGCAATCATTGGATTCGCTGAAATTCTACGAGATGAACTCGTCGGCAGCATTAACGCCGAGCAAAAAGAATGCATTAATGATATTCACATTAGCGGCGAACATTTGCTGGAAATGATCAATGACATCCTTGACCTTTCAAAGATCGAAGCCGGAAAAATGGCACTTCAATTAGAGACGTTCTCTATTGTTGAAGCCGTCGAGGAAGTCAACGCTATTATCACTGCACTCGCTGTAAAGAAGGATCTCGACCTTACCTTGAGCTATAACCAGAATGGTATGATTGAAGCCGACCGAGTTAAATTCAAGCAGATTTTCTATAACCTACTCTCCAATGCAGTGAAATTTACCCCAGAAGGCGGTAAAGTAGCAACGCAACTGGAAGTTGGAACCACGGAACTGCGAGCTGAAGTTATTGATACAGGTATAGGTATCTCCGAAGCCGATCAGGCGAAACTCTTTGCCCCGTTTACACAAATTGATACGTCAAAATCTCGGCGGTACGGTGGAACAGGCCTCGGGTTAGCCTTGACGCATAGGCTTATCATGTTACACGGTGGCGAGATTAGTGTGACAAGCCGAGAAGGAGAAGGGAGTAATTTCGCGCTGAGCGTCCCCCTTCAACGCCCTGCAACAATTAAAGTGTAA
- a CDS encoding sugar kinase, which produces MGVLVVGTVTLDTVETPSKRVEDVLGGSGVYAAVAASFFGNPVRLIGVVGTDFPHAYTDFLDTRGIDLQGLKRVNGGKSFRWGGRYTDDFNVRDTLFTELNVVGDFQPVLPETYKETSYLFLANNPPGLQLSIIEQATQPKLIVCDTMDFWINEEREALEALLARVDILILNDSEALLLTGESNLMRAAQIILRRGPKRVIIKKGEHGAISVTESSFFSVPAYPLTQVVDPTGAGDSFAGGMMGYLASIEDTSEKAIRSAMVYGTVVASFNIEGFSISRQKDVQFSEISSRYCELQEAVRF; this is translated from the coding sequence ATGGGAGTCTTAGTCGTTGGCACGGTCACCTTAGATACCGTAGAAACACCCAGTAAACGCGTGGAGGATGTCTTGGGCGGTTCCGGGGTCTACGCTGCCGTCGCCGCCAGTTTTTTTGGCAACCCTGTTCGGCTTATTGGAGTCGTCGGGACTGATTTTCCACACGCTTACACAGATTTTCTCGACACCCGAGGCATTGACCTTCAAGGATTAAAACGGGTAAACGGCGGCAAATCCTTCCGATGGGGTGGGCGTTACACCGACGACTTTAACGTGCGCGATACGCTGTTTACGGAATTGAATGTTGTCGGTGATTTTCAGCCCGTTTTGCCTGAAACCTACAAAGAAACCTCCTACCTCTTTTTGGCAAATAACCCGCCCGGTTTACAATTGAGCATTATTGAGCAGGCAACCCAACCGAAACTGATTGTCTGTGACACGATGGACTTCTGGATTAATGAAGAGCGGGAGGCTTTGGAAGCACTCTTAGCGCGGGTGGATATTCTTATCCTGAACGACAGTGAGGCACTTTTATTAACAGGTGAGTCTAATTTGATGCGAGCCGCACAGATAATCCTACGCCGGGGTCCAAAGCGAGTTATCATTAAGAAAGGGGAGCACGGGGCAATCAGTGTGACGGAATCATCTTTTTTCAGTGTGCCAGCGTATCCCCTCACACAGGTGGTTGATCCGACGGGTGCTGGTGATAGTTTTGCTGGGGGTATGATGGGGTATCTCGCCTCTATTGAAGACACGTCCGAAAAAGCGATACGCAGCGCAATGGTATATGGAACCGTTGTTGCCTCTTTTAATATTGAAGGTTTCAGCATCAGCCGACAAAAAGATGTCCAGTTTTCAGAGATTTCATCGCGATACTGTGAACTTCAAGAAGCCGTCCGTTTTTAG
- a CDS encoding methionine adenosyltransferase, with translation MSKNFLFTSESVTEGHPDKIADQISDAVLDTIFTTDPMARVACETLVTTGLAIITGEITTTANYDAQQIARKVLTDIGYTDIEYGFDAERSAVLSIIDKQSPDIAMGVNPGGAGDQGLMFGYACTETPELMPLPITLAHQLTQRLAKVRKDRTLPFIRPDGKSQVTVEYVDSKPKAVTTVVISSQHDPDVADSELREAIIEEVIKEIIPENLQSPDIKYHINPTGRFVTGGPQGDAGLTGRKIIVDTYGGMGRHGGGALSGKDPTKVDRSAAYAARHVAKNLVAAGLAERCEIQISYAIGRKDPISVMVDTFGTGDAETLTKLVNAHFDLTPAGIIERLKLRQPIYQNTAAYGHFGREEPGFTWEETDSVEKLR, from the coding sequence TTGAGCAAGAATTTTCTTTTTACGTCCGAATCCGTCACTGAAGGACACCCGGACAAAATCGCGGACCAGATTTCTGATGCCGTACTTGATACCATATTCACAACCGATCCAATGGCGAGAGTCGCTTGTGAAACCTTGGTTACAACAGGACTTGCCATCATTACTGGTGAAATCACAACTACAGCAAACTACGATGCCCAACAAATCGCACGGAAAGTACTAACTGATATTGGTTATACTGATATTGAATATGGCTTTGATGCCGAACGAAGTGCCGTATTGAGCATCATTGATAAGCAATCACCTGATATAGCAATGGGTGTGAACCCTGGCGGTGCAGGCGATCAAGGATTAATGTTTGGATACGCATGTACCGAAACACCAGAATTGATGCCACTGCCGATTACCCTTGCACATCAATTAACACAGCGTTTGGCTAAAGTTCGCAAAGATCGTACCCTCCCCTTTATCCGTCCCGACGGGAAATCTCAAGTAACAGTAGAATATGTTGACAGTAAACCTAAGGCTGTCACTACAGTTGTCATTTCTTCACAACACGATCCTGACGTGGCGGATAGCGAGCTGCGTGAAGCGATTATTGAAGAGGTTATCAAAGAAATTATCCCTGAAAATCTCCAAAGTCCAGATATTAAATATCATATCAATCCAACCGGACGTTTTGTGACCGGAGGACCCCAAGGTGATGCCGGATTAACCGGACGAAAAATTATCGTTGATACATATGGCGGGATGGGACGGCATGGTGGAGGCGCGCTTTCTGGGAAAGATCCTACCAAAGTAGATCGGAGCGCGGCTTATGCAGCACGACACGTTGCTAAGAACCTCGTTGCCGCAGGGCTCGCAGAACGCTGCGAAATTCAAATTTCCTACGCAATCGGTAGAAAAGACCCTATCTCTGTCATGGTGGATACGTTTGGTACTGGCGATGCAGAGACGCTCACTAAACTTGTCAATGCACACTTTGATTTAACACCCGCGGGCATCATAGAACGGCTGAAATTACGCCAGCCTATTTATCAAAATACTGCCGCCTATGGACATTTCGGACGTGAAGAACCCGGTTTTACTTGGGAAGAAACCGACTCCGTTGAAAAACTTCGGTAA
- a CDS encoding 30S ribosomal protein S1: MNNEQANTNASTVDVEEEKHSTEGSVEVNQEVASETETSEVAEAASATNVDAEEHEEVTDTEVEATAGDADVEEATTLTDESAPEEAAVADSEAEEAEAAADETLPEEGREVVAADAEETVAPTEETPSEEVAMEAAPEEPAESMSPESLEEAYDNSIKAFTDGEIVKGVVVDVNRDEVMIDIGFKSEGYIPASEFDAGQNDLPTVQVGDEIDVYIVRREDSEGQIVLSKKIADQTLIWDEIATAYEAGTPVMGRISERIKGGLRVNVGSLRGFLPASQVELRPIQNLEQYVGQTLEMKVISLSKRRHNIVLSRRAWLEAELVQKRSEVLNTLGVGQQVKGVVKNITAFGAFVDLGGVDGLLHKTDMAWKRIHHPSDVVSVGEEIEVQVIGINQENEKISLGLKQKTPDPWTDIEAKYPVGATVRGVVVNIVNYGAFLQLEEGVEGLIHVSEMAWTRRNVAPSRIVNKGDEIEAVVLEISRDDKRISLGLKQLQQNPWELLEERSPVGSKITGRIRNLTSFGAFVEIEPGIDGLIHTSDLSWTKRGVAANDELKEGSEIEVVVLQIDAAERRVSLGLKQTQPDPWAEVPEKYKVGSVVRGKIVNLTSFGAFTKLEEGIEGLIHISELADRRIEKPEEVVSVGDELDLKVINLSSKDRRIGLSLKALLAEQERAVTSEEEQPARTRSERPPRSRREREPRRQMPAREETVTTLGALLKEEMGKSNAENPENTENVESVESSEDVENTENVESVEGSEDVENTKNSEN; this comes from the coding sequence ATGAACAACGAACAGGCAAATACAAATGCGTCCACTGTTGATGTGGAAGAGGAAAAACATTCAACTGAGGGTTCAGTTGAAGTGAATCAGGAAGTAGCCAGCGAGACAGAAACTTCAGAAGTTGCAGAAGCCGCTTCTGCAACCAACGTAGACGCTGAGGAGCATGAAGAAGTCACGGACACTGAAGTGGAAGCGACTGCTGGCGACGCTGATGTTGAAGAGGCAACAACGCTTACTGATGAAAGTGCCCCCGAAGAGGCAGCAGTGGCTGATAGCGAGGCTGAAGAAGCAGAAGCAGCCGCTGATGAAACCCTACCTGAAGAGGGCAGAGAAGTAGTCGCTGCGGATGCTGAAGAAACAGTAGCACCCACTGAAGAAACCCCCTCGGAAGAGGTAGCGATGGAGGCAGCACCGGAAGAACCCGCGGAATCAATGAGTCCGGAATCTCTTGAAGAAGCGTATGATAATTCGATCAAAGCGTTTACAGATGGCGAAATTGTTAAAGGCGTCGTCGTAGATGTCAATCGCGATGAAGTCATGATTGACATCGGCTTTAAGTCCGAAGGTTATATTCCGGCATCTGAATTCGATGCTGGACAAAACGATTTGCCTACTGTTCAGGTGGGCGATGAGATTGATGTCTATATTGTGCGGCGTGAAGACTCTGAAGGACAAATAGTTCTTTCGAAAAAGATCGCCGATCAAACACTCATTTGGGATGAAATTGCGACCGCGTACGAAGCAGGTACACCCGTTATGGGACGTATCAGCGAACGGATTAAGGGAGGGCTGCGAGTCAACGTTGGATCCCTCCGAGGTTTCTTACCGGCTTCGCAAGTTGAATTGCGCCCTATCCAGAACCTTGAACAGTATGTAGGACAAACGCTTGAAATGAAGGTTATCAGCCTGAGTAAACGGCGGCATAACATTGTTCTGTCGCGGCGTGCTTGGTTGGAAGCCGAACTCGTCCAGAAACGCTCAGAAGTGCTCAACACACTTGGGGTTGGTCAACAGGTGAAAGGCGTGGTAAAGAACATCACTGCTTTTGGGGCTTTTGTTGACTTGGGGGGCGTTGATGGGTTACTTCACAAGACAGATATGGCGTGGAAACGGATACATCATCCATCTGATGTCGTCTCTGTTGGAGAAGAAATCGAAGTCCAGGTCATCGGTATCAACCAAGAAAATGAGAAAATTTCCTTGGGCTTGAAGCAGAAAACTCCCGATCCATGGACAGACATTGAGGCAAAATATCCGGTTGGCGCCACGGTCCGGGGTGTTGTTGTTAATATCGTCAATTATGGGGCGTTTCTACAACTCGAAGAGGGCGTTGAAGGCTTAATTCATGTCTCTGAGATGGCATGGACCCGCCGTAACGTTGCCCCATCCAGGATCGTCAATAAGGGTGATGAAATTGAAGCCGTTGTCCTGGAAATCTCAAGGGACGACAAACGTATTTCACTTGGGTTGAAGCAGCTGCAACAGAATCCTTGGGAACTTTTGGAAGAGAGATCCCCTGTTGGCAGTAAGATCACCGGGCGTATCCGAAACTTAACGAGTTTTGGGGCGTTTGTTGAAATCGAACCGGGAATTGACGGTTTAATCCATACCTCAGATCTCTCATGGACGAAACGGGGCGTTGCAGCCAATGATGAATTAAAGGAAGGCAGTGAGATTGAGGTAGTCGTATTACAGATTGACGCCGCTGAACGTAGAGTTTCATTGGGACTCAAGCAGACACAGCCCGATCCATGGGCAGAAGTACCCGAAAAATACAAGGTCGGTTCTGTTGTCCGAGGTAAAATTGTCAATCTTACGAGTTTCGGAGCGTTCACCAAGCTTGAGGAAGGTATTGAAGGCTTAATTCACATTTCTGAACTCGCCGACCGACGGATTGAAAAACCAGAAGAAGTGGTTTCTGTAGGCGACGAGTTAGATTTGAAAGTGATTAATCTGTCTTCAAAAGACCGACGGATCGGATTGAGTTTGAAAGCACTCCTTGCTGAACAAGAACGCGCTGTGACATCTGAAGAAGAACAGCCAGCAAGAACGAGATCCGAGCGACCCCCTCGATCACGACGCGAACGGGAACCGAGACGGCAAATGCCAGCACGCGAAGAGACTGTCACCACATTAGGGGCATTGCTCAAAGAGGAAATGGGTAAGTCGAACGCGGAGAATCCTGAAAACACTGAAAACGTTGAGAGTGTGGAAAGTTCTGAGGACGTTGAGAACACTGAAAACGTTGAGAGTGTGGAGGGTTCTGAGGACGTTGAGAACACGAAGAACTCTGAGAATTAA
- a CDS encoding adenosylhomocysteinase yields the protein MNYDIKTTELAPAGKQRIAWANRFMPVLDSIRDRFQNERPLEGLRVAACLHVTTETANLMKTLKAGGAEAVVCASNPLSTQDDVAASLVVDEGIGVFAIDGEDIETFYKHIDATLETRPAVTMDDGADLVSRLHSEETNPALVEQVVAGTEETTTGVIRLKSMATEGVLRYPIIAVNDARTKHFFDNRYGTGQSTLDGIIRATNLLIAGTTVVVAGYGWCGRGVANRARGLGANVIVTEVDPLRALEAVMDGFRVMPMQEAVQEANLVITLTGDIHVLRKEHFEVMKDGAIIANSGHFDVEIDIPALEKLSVDKGSARPYVDVYTFEDGRKLYLVGEGRLVNLAAAEGHPASVMDMSFANQALCLEYIAQNQDNFENRVYDVPESIDETVAQLKLEAFGVEIDTLTAEQEKYLNSWEMGT from the coding sequence ATGAACTACGATATAAAAACAACCGAGCTTGCACCAGCCGGTAAACAACGCATCGCCTGGGCAAACCGGTTCATGCCCGTTTTGGATTCCATCCGGGATCGGTTTCAAAATGAACGACCCTTAGAAGGATTGAGAGTAGCAGCGTGTTTACACGTTACAACTGAAACAGCCAACTTAATGAAAACCCTGAAGGCGGGCGGAGCCGAGGCGGTTGTTTGTGCATCAAATCCACTCAGTACGCAGGACGACGTTGCCGCATCTCTCGTTGTTGATGAGGGAATTGGCGTTTTTGCTATTGACGGAGAGGATATAGAAACCTTTTACAAACACATTGATGCCACTCTTGAGACGCGACCAGCAGTCACCATGGACGATGGGGCTGATCTCGTTTCAAGACTTCATTCTGAAGAAACGAATCCAGCTTTAGTAGAGCAAGTCGTTGCAGGAACAGAAGAAACAACAACCGGCGTTATCCGACTCAAAAGTATGGCAACCGAGGGCGTGTTGAGATATCCGATCATTGCTGTCAACGACGCACGAACAAAGCATTTTTTTGATAACCGATACGGCACCGGACAAAGCACATTAGATGGTATTATCAGAGCGACGAATCTGCTCATTGCTGGAACGACGGTTGTCGTTGCAGGCTATGGGTGGTGTGGTAGAGGCGTTGCGAACCGGGCGCGCGGTTTAGGCGCGAACGTCATTGTAACCGAAGTCGATCCATTAAGAGCATTAGAAGCCGTGATGGACGGATTCCGGGTCATGCCGATGCAGGAGGCAGTCCAGGAAGCGAATTTGGTCATAACGCTTACAGGGGATATTCACGTCTTACGCAAGGAACATTTTGAAGTGATGAAAGATGGCGCGATTATCGCGAATTCCGGTCATTTTGATGTTGAGATTGACATACCGGCGTTAGAGAAATTGAGCGTTGATAAAGGAAGCGCGCGTCCCTATGTAGATGTCTACACCTTCGAAGATGGCAGGAAACTCTATCTTGTTGGTGAAGGCAGATTGGTAAATCTCGCTGCTGCTGAAGGGCATCCGGCAAGTGTCATGGACATGAGTTTCGCGAACCAAGCATTATGTCTTGAGTACATCGCCCAAAATCAGGATAATTTTGAGAATCGTGTATATGATGTCCCTGAATCTATAGATGAAACCGTAGCACAACTCAAGTTGGAAGCCTTCGGTGTTGAAATTGATACACTCACGGCAGAACAGGAAAAATACCTCAACTCGTGGGAAATGGGAACGTAA
- a CDS encoding STAS domain-containing protein encodes MDSTKLMKLREESGIKIIEIKTDLSSYAASDLRKMLEGLLAEKVEKVVVNLSQVSHINSTAVGALVGVAKRLRQSGGDLKICALADNLTRTFNLIGASSVVEIYESENSALAAF; translated from the coding sequence ATGGATTCGACAAAATTAATGAAACTCCGAGAGGAATCCGGTATCAAAATAATTGAAATAAAAACAGACTTGAGTAGTTACGCAGCATCCGATTTACGGAAGATGCTTGAAGGACTCTTAGCGGAGAAAGTCGAGAAGGTTGTTGTGAATCTGAGTCAAGTGAGTCATATAAACAGCACAGCTGTAGGTGCTTTGGTAGGTGTTGCAAAACGACTTCGCCAAAGTGGTGGCGACCTTAAAATTTGTGCACTCGCGGACAACTTAACACGGACCTTTAATCTCATCGGGGCATCCAGTGTCGTCGAAATCTACGAATCAGAAAACAGTGCACTCGCCGCGTTTTAA
- a CDS encoding ATP-binding protein, producing MAQADIQLQIPSAAFYIEPVRGFVGNLAKSLGFSRKRVADIQLVLDEVCSNAVHHGSVNATVGVKLCISIDTDALEILVRDTGTRAAGKKSWLTHERLSEIEMNRSPNNESGHGIFIAKSLSDMHEMQTNASGGTDVRVVFRF from the coding sequence ATGGCGCAAGCAGATATTCAACTTCAAATTCCGAGTGCTGCCTTTTATATAGAGCCTGTTCGGGGATTTGTTGGCAACCTCGCAAAAAGCCTCGGATTCTCCAGAAAACGCGTAGCAGACATTCAACTTGTGCTTGACGAAGTCTGTAGCAATGCAGTACATCATGGCTCGGTTAATGCTACAGTTGGCGTTAAATTGTGTATCAGTATTGATACAGATGCCCTTGAAATTTTAGTAAGGGATACGGGTACGCGGGCTGCGGGGAAAAAGAGTTGGCTAACACATGAAAGACTGTCGGAGATTGAGATGAACCGTTCCCCAAACAATGAGAGCGGACACGGTATTTTCATCGCTAAATCTCTCTCGGATATGCACGAAATGCAAACGAATGCGTCAGGTGGAACCGATGTTCGCGTGGTTTTTCGTTTTTAA
- a CDS encoding SpoIIE family protein phosphatase, with protein sequence MNEEVISEQQEGAKILVVDDEPKNVKILQIQLNARGYTVYTAADGLEALDTVEKDMPDLILLDINMPRMDGFEVVKRIRANEATEFIPIVMITALRDTRENRIKSIEAGADDFIEKPFDSLEVLARVRSLLRIKHYQDTLAAYNTRLQEELQMARSIQEILIPQNGVQELSGFRIASHCRPEMAVGGDFFDIWEIAPNRLGVFISDVMGHGVSAAFVTVFIKTILAEFQQQVEDNPGYLLEILNTRFNDLISSRLFMFATAFCGIIDLDKGALICANAGHSFPFLYNTHQQTYQAVGDQHTGNGLGIWRDSVYETIHYPFDGASRMFLYTDGVYEAKNPQGEEFTVDRLQKLVCTYEKESAAGLITTVSEAIDAFTDNCPKDDDLTLIAIEVSGGD encoded by the coding sequence ATGAATGAGGAAGTAATATCTGAGCAGCAAGAAGGGGCGAAAATCCTTGTTGTTGATGATGAACCCAAGAATGTCAAAATTCTCCAAATTCAACTCAACGCACGAGGCTATACAGTCTACACAGCTGCAGATGGGCTTGAGGCACTTGATACCGTCGAAAAAGATATGCCAGATCTCATCTTGTTGGACATCAACATGCCGAGAATGGATGGGTTTGAAGTCGTCAAACGGATCCGAGCGAATGAGGCTACCGAATTCATTCCAATTGTGATGATAACCGCTCTACGGGACACCCGCGAAAATCGAATTAAGTCCATTGAAGCAGGTGCCGATGATTTTATTGAGAAGCCTTTTGATAGTTTAGAAGTCCTCGCCCGGGTGCGTTCCCTCTTGCGAATTAAACACTACCAGGATACACTCGCAGCGTATAACACCCGTTTGCAAGAAGAACTCCAAATGGCACGAAGTATTCAAGAAATCCTTATTCCTCAGAATGGTGTGCAGGAATTGTCGGGGTTCCGAATTGCTTCACACTGCCGTCCTGAAATGGCAGTCGGTGGAGATTTTTTCGACATCTGGGAAATCGCACCCAATCGACTCGGGGTTTTTATTTCTGATGTTATGGGACATGGGGTTTCAGCGGCTTTTGTAACAGTCTTCATTAAAACAATTTTGGCGGAATTCCAGCAACAAGTCGAAGATAATCCAGGGTATCTGCTTGAAATACTAAACACCCGTTTTAATGATTTGATTAGTTCACGACTGTTCATGTTTGCAACAGCCTTTTGCGGGATCATTGACTTGGATAAGGGCGCACTCATCTGTGCAAACGCCGGGCATTCATTCCCATTTTTGTACAACACCCATCAACAGACATACCAAGCCGTTGGCGATCAACACACAGGAAATGGGTTAGGCATTTGGCGAGATTCAGTTTATGAAACGATACATTATCCATTTGATGGGGCTAGTAGAATGTTCCTTTATACCGATGGTGTTTACGAAGCTAAAAACCCACAAGGCGAGGAATTTACAGTAGATCGCCTCCAAAAATTGGTGTGTACATACGAAAAAGAATCCGCAGCAGGACTCATCACCACCGTCTCGGAAGCGATTGATGCCTTCACCGACAACTGCCCGAAAGACGACGATCTAACACTGATCGCGATTGAAGTTTCAGGGGGAGATTAA
- a CDS encoding STAS domain-containing protein: MYTMAITVSEKEGVVIFRLSGRIITPGVKEVSETVEEALAVRSSPPRVVFDFKEVTGMDSSGLGVLMKVYSDIHPRGGKIAVINVNKHVKNLIVMARLITVFKNFESEEDAVAALLQHAE, encoded by the coding sequence ATGTACACTATGGCAATCACCGTGTCTGAGAAAGAAGGGGTCGTTATTTTCAGACTGAGTGGCAGAATTATCACCCCAGGGGTCAAAGAGGTTTCGGAGACCGTAGAGGAGGCACTTGCAGTGCGCTCCTCACCCCCGAGAGTCGTGTTTGACTTCAAAGAAGTAACGGGAATGGACAGTTCTGGGCTTGGTGTCCTTATGAAAGTCTATTCCGACATCCATCCGCGCGGGGGGAAAATAGCAGTGATTAATGTCAACAAACATGTCAAGAACCTCATCGTCATGGCGCGCTTAATCACCGTCTTTAAAAACTTTGAGAGCGAAGAAGATGCTGTTGCTGCCTTGCTGCAGCACGCCGAGTGA
- a CDS encoding universal stress protein, producing the protein MIKNILVAIGDTDYEKNAFEYAGQLAVLLGTHLSCVFFQDSQHGGNADVAETVIRRTETECSLYDFLDYHVESVAGNPRQMICEKAHSADLVVVGLPEDIRKRRLKLIQSQIDDVLLHITRPIIVVHEQCTLLRKILAVHHGDTYSDHALGLVAEIGELTKAGILGLALSSTQQEATQIKQQMEAYLEYYDVQADFLAARGFTVTNILENAEENDCDLIALSASHHGRLYELVFQSTTQSVVKVANRAVLVTT; encoded by the coding sequence ATGATAAAAAATATCCTCGTTGCCATCGGCGATACGGATTACGAGAAAAATGCCTTTGAGTACGCTGGACAACTCGCAGTCCTTTTAGGAACACATTTATCGTGTGTTTTCTTTCAGGACAGCCAGCACGGTGGAAACGCTGATGTCGCAGAGACTGTCATCCGTCGAACCGAGACGGAATGCTCGCTCTACGATTTCTTAGATTACCACGTTGAATCTGTCGCTGGCAATCCACGGCAGATGATCTGCGAAAAAGCACATTCTGCCGACTTGGTGGTTGTTGGGCTTCCTGAAGATATAAGAAAGCGTCGCCTCAAACTTATCCAGAGCCAGATCGACGACGTGCTGCTCCACATCACGAGACCTATTATTGTGGTGCACGAACAATGCACACTCTTGCGGAAAATACTCGCTGTCCATCATGGAGACACCTATTCTGATCATGCCTTAGGACTTGTCGCCGAAATCGGGGAGTTAACAAAAGCCGGGATATTGGGACTCGCTCTTTCAAGCACACAGCAGGAAGCAACCCAGATTAAGCAGCAGATGGAAGCATATTTGGAATATTATGATGTTCAAGCCGACTTCCTCGCTGCTCGTGGCTTTACGGTAACAAACATCTTGGAAAACGCAGAAGAAAATGATTGCGATCTTATTGCATTGAGCGCGAGTCATCATGGAAGATTGTACGAGCTTGTTTTCCAAAGCACTACCCAAAGTGTTGTAAAAGTTGCAAACCGGGCAGTTCTCGTAACAACATAG